A window of the Glaciimonas sp. CA11.2 genome harbors these coding sequences:
- the acpS gene encoding holo-ACP synthase, whose translation MIYGIGTDIIQIPRIEAALSRHGDRFAEKILGPEELVKYHHRKAKIAARGIRFLATRFAAKEAFSKAIGIGLRMPMTWRATQTLNAPGGKPVVVTSGVLEEFMLKNGLTAQVSITDEVEYAVAFVIVEKI comes from the coding sequence ATGATTTACGGCATTGGTACTGACATTATTCAGATTCCACGGATTGAAGCGGCGTTGTCGCGTCATGGCGACCGCTTTGCGGAAAAAATTCTGGGGCCTGAAGAACTCGTAAAATACCATCATCGAAAAGCTAAGATAGCGGCACGCGGTATTCGATTTTTAGCGACGCGTTTTGCGGCAAAGGAAGCATTTTCCAAGGCCATCGGAATAGGTCTGAGAATGCCGATGACATGGCGCGCGACGCAGACGTTGAATGCACCTGGCGGCAAGCCTGTGGTCGTCACCAGCGGTGTTCTGGAAGAATTTATGTTGAAGAACGGTCTGACCGCGCAGGTGTCGATTACTGACGAAGTTGAGTATGCGGTCGCTTTTGTCATTGTGGAAAAAATATGA
- the era gene encoding GTPase Era: MTESVSQAPASDFRCGYIAIVGRPNVGKSTLMNELIGAKVSITSRKAQTTRHRITGIQTLPDTQFVYVDTPGFQTRHSNALNKTLNRTVTTTLTASDVILFVIEAGTFGPADQQVLELLPASVPCILVINKSDRVKDKAVLLPFAQKIAALRDFAAVVPVSAKLRFQLENLQAETRKYLPLNPPVFGEDDITDRSEKFLAAEIVREKLFRFVGDELPYTSTVLIEKFEVEGNLRRVFAAILVERNTHKSMVIGQKGARLKDISTQSRLDMERLFGGPVYLEIWVKVKSGWADNEAGLRAYGYE; the protein is encoded by the coding sequence ATGACAGAATCCGTATCCCAGGCACCCGCATCCGACTTTCGTTGCGGCTACATCGCTATAGTAGGTCGTCCCAATGTTGGTAAATCGACGTTGATGAATGAACTTATCGGTGCCAAAGTGAGTATCACTTCGCGCAAAGCGCAGACCACCAGACACCGCATTACCGGCATCCAAACTTTGCCCGATACGCAATTTGTCTATGTGGACACGCCTGGTTTCCAGACCCGTCACTCAAATGCATTGAATAAAACGCTGAATCGCACTGTCACGACGACGTTGACGGCTTCAGATGTCATCTTGTTTGTGATTGAGGCTGGTACTTTTGGACCAGCCGACCAGCAAGTGCTTGAGCTCTTACCCGCTAGCGTGCCTTGCATATTGGTAATTAATAAGTCAGACCGCGTTAAAGACAAAGCTGTGTTGTTGCCATTCGCCCAGAAAATTGCGGCGTTACGGGATTTTGCCGCGGTTGTGCCTGTGTCTGCCAAACTGCGGTTTCAGTTGGAAAACTTGCAAGCGGAGACGCGTAAATATCTCCCGCTTAACCCGCCGGTGTTTGGCGAAGATGACATTACCGATCGTAGCGAAAAATTTTTAGCCGCTGAAATCGTGCGCGAAAAGTTATTCCGTTTTGTTGGCGATGAGTTGCCTTACACCAGTACTGTTCTTATCGAAAAGTTTGAGGTGGAAGGTAATTTGCGACGTGTATTTGCCGCGATTCTGGTTGAGCGTAATACGCATAAATCGATGGTAATCGGTCAAAAGGGCGCGCGTTTGAAAGATATCTCGACACAATCCCGTCTGGATATGGAGCGCCTTTTCGGTGGTCCGGTTTATCTGGAAATTTGGGTAAAAGTAAAATCCGGCTGGGCCGATAACGAAGCCGGATTGCGCGCCTACGGTTACGAGTAA
- a CDS encoding benzoate/H(+) symporter BenE family transporter, with protein MKNFPWSTLAAGFITVLVGITSSAAIVFQAAASAGATPAEISSWMLALGLGMGVTCIGLSLRYKTPVVTAWSTPGAALLITSLAGVPMSAAIGAFLFSAALCIICGVTGWFERAMGKIPLSIAAAMLAGILVRFGMDVFVAMKLQFWLVFAMFIAYLLCKRWIPRYAIILVLGVGIAIAAKQGLLHFENFHIAFAQPVFTMPTFSWATAIGIGIPLFVVNMASQNAPGVAVLRASGYDVPISPLITWTGITNFLLAPFGCFSLNLAAITAAICTGKEAHEDPQKRYWAGVFAGIFYLLVGVFGATVGALFAAFPKELILAIAGLALLGTIANGLKVAMSNDSQREAALITFLVTASGVSFAGIGSAFWGLLAGALALFLLTSRARVAPQTSDAAAVVTTVVEPPSLSVRPSSSTVQTSLRQNS; from the coding sequence ATGAAAAATTTCCCATGGTCCACTTTGGCTGCTGGCTTCATCACCGTATTGGTCGGCATTACCAGCTCGGCAGCTATCGTGTTTCAGGCCGCCGCGTCTGCCGGTGCGACACCCGCTGAGATTAGCTCATGGATGCTAGCGCTTGGATTGGGAATGGGCGTCACATGCATCGGTTTGTCATTGCGCTACAAGACGCCAGTCGTTACCGCGTGGTCAACGCCAGGCGCAGCGCTGTTGATCACCAGCCTTGCTGGCGTACCGATGTCGGCGGCGATTGGGGCATTTTTATTTTCAGCAGCACTTTGCATCATATGCGGCGTGACAGGTTGGTTCGAGCGGGCAATGGGTAAAATTCCATTATCGATAGCCGCAGCGATGCTGGCCGGTATTCTGGTGCGCTTCGGCATGGATGTTTTTGTTGCTATGAAGCTGCAATTTTGGTTGGTTTTCGCCATGTTTATTGCTTATCTGTTGTGCAAGCGCTGGATTCCACGTTATGCCATCATCCTCGTACTGGGAGTTGGCATAGCGATTGCGGCGAAACAGGGCTTATTGCATTTCGAGAATTTTCATATCGCCTTCGCCCAACCGGTATTTACGATGCCGACCTTTTCGTGGGCAACGGCGATAGGTATAGGGATTCCTTTATTTGTCGTCAATATGGCATCACAGAACGCACCAGGCGTCGCGGTGCTGCGCGCTTCGGGTTACGATGTGCCGATTTCTCCACTCATTACGTGGACTGGAATAACCAATTTTCTGCTCGCGCCATTTGGTTGTTTTTCACTGAATCTGGCCGCCATTACGGCAGCAATCTGTACTGGCAAAGAAGCGCATGAAGATCCACAAAAACGGTATTGGGCTGGTGTTTTCGCAGGGATATTTTATTTGCTGGTGGGAGTATTTGGCGCAACAGTGGGGGCATTATTCGCTGCGTTTCCAAAAGAACTGATACTGGCAATTGCGGGGCTGGCGCTACTTGGAACTATCGCGAATGGCCTTAAGGTAGCGATGTCGAATGACAGTCAGCGTGAGGCTGCATTAATTACTTTTCTAGTTACCGCATCCGGTGTTTCATTTGCGGGTATTGGTTCCGCGTTCTGGGGGCTACTGGCCGGGGCGCTTGCTTTATTTTTGCTGACTTCGCGCGCTCGGGTTGCTCCGCAAACTTCGGACGCTGCCGCTGTTGTCACCACCGTTGTGGAGCCACCATCGCTATCTGTCCGACCTTCATCTTCTACGGTGCAGACCTCTTTGCGTCAAAACTCATGA
- a CDS encoding DUF4845 domain-containing protein, producing the protein MTRNSRNAWRQQRGITLFGLIVWLAILGFIVVLSAKVIPTIIEYTSIKKAVATVKSSGGTVKEIRDAFDRQTEVGYIDAIHGKDLDITKNGEDIEINFAYRKIISIVAPVSLLIDYSGTTASSSSKKTID; encoded by the coding sequence ATGACAAGAAATTCAAGGAATGCCTGGAGGCAGCAACGGGGTATTACGTTGTTTGGCTTAATTGTCTGGTTAGCAATTCTTGGATTTATTGTCGTCCTTTCTGCAAAAGTTATTCCTACTATTATTGAATATACATCGATTAAAAAAGCAGTTGCAACTGTTAAATCAAGCGGCGGTACTGTAAAAGAAATTCGCGACGCATTTGATCGTCAAACCGAAGTGGGCTATATCGATGCAATCCACGGTAAAGATCTGGACATTACCAAAAATGGCGAGGATATTGAAATTAACTTCGCGTATAGAAAAATAATTTCGATCGTTGCACCGGTCAGCTTGTTAATTGACTATTCTGGAACAACCGCTAGTTCGTCTAGCAAAAAAACCATCGATTGA
- the nagZ gene encoding beta-N-acetylhexosaminidase codes for MLDVVGISLTADDIRRIQHPLTGGVILFTRNFQDRAQLTALTAAIRAARPNILIAVDHEGGRVQRFRTDGFTRLPAMRALGEYWDRDVLGATKLATAVGFVLAAELRACGIDLSFTPVLDLDYGGSTVIGERAFHRDPRVVTLLAKSLSHGLRLARMANCGKHFPGHGFVEGDSHLSIPLDQRSLRQIMEEDVKPYDWLGMSLSAVMPAHVIYPKVDPHSAGFSKKWLTILREEVGFNGVIFSDDLSMAAASSAGTVLEGANAALNAGCDVVMICNSPDKADELLAGLRLEASPASQASAARLTTLVPQSIALEWDELQKNAEYRAAKKLVIALVPA; via the coding sequence ATGCTCGACGTCGTCGGCATCAGCCTGACTGCGGATGATATTCGAAGGATTCAACATCCGCTCACAGGCGGCGTCATTCTCTTCACGCGCAATTTTCAGGATAGGGCGCAACTGACGGCGTTAACTGCTGCTATTCGTGCAGCCCGTCCGAATATACTCATTGCGGTAGATCATGAAGGCGGACGCGTGCAGCGTTTCAGAACAGATGGATTTACACGCCTACCCGCAATGCGCGCGCTTGGAGAGTATTGGGACCGCGATGTATTAGGCGCGACCAAACTGGCTACGGCGGTCGGTTTTGTGCTGGCCGCAGAATTGCGGGCATGCGGAATCGATTTGTCGTTCACGCCAGTGCTCGATCTTGATTATGGTGGGTCTACCGTGATCGGTGAGCGTGCCTTTCATCGTGACCCACGCGTAGTGACTTTATTGGCAAAAAGCTTGAGCCATGGACTGCGGTTAGCCAGGATGGCAAACTGCGGAAAACATTTTCCAGGTCATGGTTTTGTAGAAGGCGATTCGCATCTCTCGATTCCGCTTGATCAGCGGTCATTGCGGCAGATTATGGAAGAGGACGTCAAGCCATATGACTGGCTCGGAATGAGTTTATCGGCGGTGATGCCGGCGCACGTGATTTATCCAAAAGTAGATCCACATTCAGCCGGATTTTCAAAAAAATGGCTGACGATACTGCGCGAAGAAGTTGGCTTTAACGGTGTTATTTTTAGCGACGATTTGAGCATGGCTGCGGCTAGTTCTGCTGGTACAGTGTTAGAGGGCGCAAATGCAGCCTTAAACGCTGGCTGCGATGTCGTGATGATTTGTAACTCTCCCGATAAAGCTGATGAATTGCTGGCTGGCCTGCGTCTCGAAGCTAGTCCGGCATCGCAAGCCAGTGCGGCCCGTCTGACAACGTTGGTGCCGCAGAGTATCGCGCTGGAATGGGATGAGCTACAAAAAAATGCTGAATACCGGGCTGCCAAGAAGTTGGTTATCGCACTCGTTCCCGCTTGA
- the lepA gene encoding translation elongation factor 4: MNNIRNFSIIAHIDHGKSTLADRIIQFCGGLSDREMGAQVLDSMDIERERGITIKAQTAALSYKALDGQIYNLNLIDTPGHVDFSYEVSRSLSACEGALLVVDASQGVEAQTVANCYTALDLGLEVVPVLNKIDLPSADPENAKAEIEDVIGIDASDAVQCSAKTGLGVREILETIIVKVPAPKGNTDAPLQALIVDSWFDNYVGVVMLVRIVNGTLRPKDKIQLMAAGSQHLTESIGVFTPKMQVRETLSAGQVGYIIAGIKELKAAKVGDTVTLANNPATGALPGFKEVQPQVFAGLFPVESNQYDALRDSLEKLKLNDAALQYEPEVSQALGFGFRCGFLGLLHMEIVQERLEREFDMDLITTAPTVIYEVVLRDGSILMVDNPSKMPEPSRIEEVREPIVTVNLYMPQEYVGSVITLCTLKRGMQKDMHYHGKQVKLIYEMPMAEIVLDFFDRLKSTSRGYASMDYEFKEYRSADVVKVDMLINSEKVDALAIIVHRSNSNHRGRAVAAKMRELIPRQMFDVAIQAAIGVNIISRENVKALRKNVLAKCYGGDISRKRKLLEKQKAGKKRMKQVGSVEIPQEAFLAILQVDDK, encoded by the coding sequence ATGAACAACATTCGTAATTTTTCCATCATTGCTCACATTGACCACGGTAAATCTACTTTGGCGGATCGTATCATCCAATTTTGTGGAGGATTGTCAGATCGTGAAATGGGCGCGCAAGTACTTGATTCGATGGATATCGAGCGCGAACGCGGTATTACCATTAAAGCGCAAACGGCTGCCTTGTCATATAAGGCACTAGATGGGCAAATCTATAATTTGAACCTCATCGATACGCCAGGGCACGTCGACTTTAGTTATGAAGTAAGTCGTTCATTGTCTGCGTGCGAAGGCGCATTGTTGGTAGTCGATGCTTCACAAGGGGTCGAGGCACAGACCGTTGCTAATTGTTACACCGCGCTGGACCTGGGACTTGAAGTTGTGCCGGTTCTTAATAAAATCGATTTGCCGTCTGCCGATCCAGAGAACGCAAAAGCAGAAATCGAAGATGTTATCGGCATAGATGCCTCCGACGCAGTGCAGTGCTCGGCCAAAACTGGTTTAGGCGTGCGTGAAATTCTCGAAACCATTATTGTTAAGGTGCCCGCGCCAAAGGGTAATACGGATGCGCCTTTACAGGCTCTGATCGTAGACTCCTGGTTTGATAATTACGTTGGCGTAGTGATGTTAGTGCGCATTGTGAATGGGACCCTGCGTCCTAAAGACAAGATACAGCTGATGGCCGCCGGTTCGCAACATCTGACTGAAAGCATTGGTGTATTTACGCCGAAAATGCAAGTCCGCGAAACGTTGTCTGCAGGACAGGTTGGATACATCATTGCTGGTATTAAAGAACTAAAGGCGGCGAAGGTTGGCGACACAGTGACGCTGGCAAATAATCCGGCCACCGGAGCCTTACCCGGCTTTAAAGAGGTTCAGCCTCAGGTTTTTGCAGGTCTATTTCCGGTTGAATCTAATCAGTATGATGCTTTACGTGATTCACTGGAAAAACTGAAGCTGAATGACGCCGCTTTGCAATATGAGCCGGAAGTTTCACAAGCACTAGGATTTGGTTTTCGCTGTGGTTTCCTAGGCTTGCTTCACATGGAAATCGTCCAGGAGCGGCTCGAACGCGAATTCGATATGGATCTGATCACCACTGCGCCGACGGTGATTTATGAGGTTGTCCTGCGCGACGGTTCTATCTTGATGGTCGATAATCCATCAAAAATGCCAGAGCCGAGTAGAATCGAAGAGGTGCGTGAACCTATCGTAACGGTCAATTTATACATGCCGCAAGAGTACGTCGGGTCGGTTATTACCCTCTGTACTTTGAAGCGAGGTATGCAAAAAGACATGCACTATCACGGCAAGCAAGTGAAGCTGATCTACGAAATGCCGATGGCTGAAATTGTTTTGGACTTTTTTGATCGCCTAAAATCCACTTCGCGCGGTTATGCGTCAATGGATTATGAGTTCAAAGAATATCGTTCAGCCGATGTGGTCAAAGTCGACATGCTGATTAATAGTGAAAAAGTCGATGCTTTAGCGATTATTGTGCATCGCTCTAACAGTAATCATCGTGGGCGTGCAGTTGCTGCCAAGATGCGTGAACTGATTCCACGTCAAATGTTTGATGTCGCGATTCAGGCCGCAATTGGTGTGAATATTATTTCCCGTGAAAACGTCAAAGCGCTTCGTAAAAACGTGTTGGCAAAGTGTTACGGCGGCGACATTAGTCGTAAGCGCAAATTGCTAGAGAAGCAAAAGGCAGGTAAGAAACGCATGAAGCAGGTCGGTTCGGTGGAAATTCCACAAGAAGCGTTCCTCGCAATTTTACAAGTGGATGACAAATGA
- the pdxJ gene encoding pyridoxine 5'-phosphate synthase, with amino-acid sequence MSYLNPTPTVIDLGINIDHVATLRNARGTTYPDPLRAALEAEEAGADAITLHLREDRRHIKDADVEIIRPLLRTRMNLEAAVTQEMIDFACKIKPQDVCLVPERRHELTTEGGLDVIKYFSEVQSAVRQLQAEGIRVSLFIDPNVDQIQAAAEVGAPVIELHTGRYAEAHQATEQRSELERVQRAVQEGVIRGLKVNAGHGLHYTNAQAIAAIPDIAELNIGHAIVAHAVFVGWKAAVSEMKALMVKARLNRHS; translated from the coding sequence ATGAGCTATCTTAATCCCACCCCAACGGTCATTGACCTCGGCATTAATATCGACCATGTCGCAACATTACGTAATGCGCGTGGCACAACCTATCCGGACCCACTACGGGCCGCCTTGGAGGCGGAAGAAGCTGGGGCGGATGCAATCACATTGCATCTCAGGGAAGATCGTCGTCACATTAAGGACGCAGACGTCGAGATCATTCGTCCCTTGTTGCGTACCCGGATGAACCTGGAGGCGGCCGTGACGCAAGAGATGATTGATTTCGCTTGCAAAATTAAACCGCAAGATGTGTGTCTGGTACCGGAGCGGCGACACGAATTGACAACCGAGGGTGGCCTCGACGTCATCAAATATTTTTCCGAAGTGCAGTCCGCTGTGCGTCAACTGCAAGCCGAGGGAATACGCGTGAGCCTTTTCATCGATCCCAATGTGGATCAGATTCAGGCAGCGGCAGAAGTCGGCGCACCAGTCATCGAACTGCATACTGGGCGCTATGCAGAAGCGCATCAAGCTACCGAACAGCGTAGCGAACTTGAGCGCGTCCAGCGGGCAGTCCAGGAAGGCGTTATCCGTGGGTTGAAGGTGAACGCAGGCCATGGTTTGCATTACACCAATGCCCAGGCGATTGCCGCGATACCAGACATCGCTGAACTCAATATCGGGCATGCGATTGTGGCGCACGCGGTGTTTGTTGGTTGGAAAGCGGCGGTCAGTGAAATGAAAGCATTGATGGTGAAGGCACGGTTGAATCGTCACAGTTAA
- the rnc gene encoding ribonuclease III: MDVILLQNRLGHTFKDATLLQQALTHRSHSTLHNERLEFLGDSILNCVVASLLFDRYTKIDEGDLSRVRANLVKQQSLYEIAQRLELSQFLRLGEGELKSGGFRRPSILADTLEALFGAIFLDAGFDVARDAIRALYIPILDTVDPKTLGKDAKTLLQEYLQGKKIALPQYNVVATHGAAHNQEFEIECLVPKLEIQVFGTGGSRRAGEQAAAKLALEAVQQAFIKTPGATRKSKPRTSQLKLAGIATIQPDAPGKEVALSKPVSIKDVVKSEAVKHPVKAAALPANLTPVIVADVSVVSKAQPAQTGAATTTSTTTATVGTKVTVAARR; encoded by the coding sequence ATGGACGTTATATTATTGCAAAATCGGCTTGGCCACACATTTAAGGATGCTACGTTGTTGCAGCAGGCCTTGACGCACCGCAGTCATAGCACCTTGCATAACGAGCGGCTAGAGTTTTTAGGCGATTCGATATTGAATTGCGTTGTCGCATCGTTGTTGTTTGACCGCTATACCAAAATTGATGAAGGTGACTTGTCCAGGGTGCGTGCTAATTTGGTAAAGCAGCAATCGTTATATGAAATTGCACAACGCCTGGAGTTGTCTCAATTTTTGCGATTGGGTGAAGGCGAACTCAAGTCTGGTGGTTTTCGCCGTCCTTCCATTCTTGCAGATACGTTGGAGGCGTTGTTTGGCGCGATTTTCCTTGATGCTGGTTTCGATGTCGCGCGCGATGCAATACGGGCCTTGTATATTCCTATTTTAGATACCGTCGATCCAAAGACGTTGGGTAAAGATGCTAAAACGTTATTGCAAGAATATCTGCAAGGAAAGAAAATTGCTTTACCGCAATATAATGTAGTGGCGACGCATGGAGCTGCGCATAATCAAGAATTCGAAATTGAATGTCTCGTTCCAAAATTAGAAATTCAAGTATTTGGCACCGGAGGAAGTCGTCGCGCAGGTGAGCAAGCGGCTGCAAAATTAGCTTTGGAAGCAGTGCAACAAGCTTTTATAAAAACACCGGGTGCGACGCGAAAAAGTAAGCCTAGAACCTCCCAATTGAAACTTGCTGGGATTGCTACCATTCAGCCTGATGCGCCCGGTAAGGAAGTGGCACTGTCAAAGCCAGTATCAATAAAGGATGTTGTTAAAAGCGAGGCTGTAAAACATCCTGTTAAGGCGGCGGCGCTTCCTGCCAATTTGACACCAGTTATCGTCGCAGACGTTTCTGTAGTATCGAAAGCGCAACCAGCGCAAACGGGCGCGGCAACAACGACCTCAACTACGACGGCAACAGTCGGTACTAAAGTTACCGTTGCTGCGCGTCGTTAA
- the lepB gene encoding signal peptidase I: MTLQSILGNFALILFVLMVVTGIIWFLDRFYLRAQRRAKADAALAAFDARNVKLRAEGIKLESSGRAELEANLLRQPTWVEYSGSFFPVIAMVFFLRSFLYEPFKIPSSSMVPTLLVGDLILVNKFTYGIRLPILNKKIIDVSTPQRGDVMVFKYPKDLSLDYIKRVVGVPGDKIVYKNKRLTINGTALTYTALPDYLNEDSLNYSKQFAENLSNVDHKIAVVEQAPPINLSGVQDFPYKENCSYNQDGFACTVPSGQYFMMGDNRDNSEDSRYWGFVPDQNIVGKAFLVWMNLGNLKRIGTFFD, translated from the coding sequence ATGACATTGCAATCAATTTTAGGAAATTTCGCGTTAATTCTGTTTGTGCTGATGGTGGTAACAGGAATTATCTGGTTCTTGGACCGATTTTATTTACGCGCGCAACGTCGCGCTAAAGCCGATGCGGCGCTGGCAGCATTTGATGCGCGGAATGTCAAATTACGTGCAGAAGGCATCAAATTAGAAAGTAGTGGTCGCGCCGAACTGGAAGCTAACCTATTGCGTCAGCCAACCTGGGTCGAATATTCCGGCAGTTTTTTCCCCGTCATTGCCATGGTATTTTTCTTGCGCTCCTTTCTTTATGAGCCGTTTAAAATTCCATCGAGTTCAATGGTCCCTACTTTGTTAGTGGGTGACTTGATTCTAGTGAATAAATTTACTTACGGTATTCGGCTACCCATCCTCAACAAAAAAATCATTGACGTAAGTACCCCTCAACGCGGTGATGTGATGGTGTTCAAATATCCGAAGGATTTGTCATTGGATTACATCAAACGCGTAGTTGGCGTTCCTGGTGATAAAATAGTGTATAAAAACAAGCGCTTAACCATTAATGGCACCGCGCTTACCTATACCGCACTACCAGACTATTTAAATGAAGATAGCTTAAATTATTCCAAGCAATTTGCAGAAAATCTGTCGAATGTTGATCATAAAATTGCCGTTGTGGAACAAGCCCCGCCGATCAATTTAAGTGGTGTTCAGGATTTTCCGTATAAAGAAAACTGTTCTTATAATCAAGATGGCTTCGCATGTACTGTTCCTTCTGGGCAGTATTTCATGATGGGCGATAATCGTGATAACAGCGAAGATAGTCGTTATTGGGGTTTTGTCCCAGATCAAAATATTGTTGGTAAGGCATTTTTGGTGTGGATGAATCTAGGTAATCTGAAGCGTATTGGTACTTTTTTTGATTAA
- the recO gene encoding DNA repair protein RecO: protein MSATSVDAAIEAITVHAEQLSTVVADSTLVAVVENASSGLANSATTIAATTESAPSPGLIANSPSIQHSTPPNGGKSSAAAAVATKRVTRPSAESRIAGQPGFVLHSYPHRETSLILDVFTRDYGRIALVAKGAKRPLSKLRGVLQTFQPLSLSWSGKSEIRTLTAAEWVGGMLPLEKSALLCGFYLNELLVKLLARDDAHPTLFNHYVVTLNKLAHQEPAPIVLRQFERALLKETGVSGDFTICTGSRQRVESDLLYVVDPERGPRVARLSDSWPSVSGKTLLDMAREDYSDINTQAQSKVLMRFLLAYHLGGAPLNTRQILIDLMQL, encoded by the coding sequence ATGAGTGCCACCAGTGTTGATGCGGCTATAGAGGCAATTACTGTCCACGCGGAACAATTGTCTACCGTGGTGGCGGACTCTACACTTGTTGCTGTTGTCGAGAACGCGTCCTCTGGTTTGGCAAATAGTGCAACCACAATAGCCGCAACAACCGAATCTGCACCTTCTCCTGGATTGATTGCCAACTCACCGTCAATTCAACATTCAACTCCCCCTAATGGCGGAAAATCATCCGCCGCCGCCGCGGTCGCAACTAAGCGCGTTACTCGTCCCTCTGCAGAGTCGCGGATTGCGGGGCAACCTGGCTTTGTTCTGCATAGTTATCCGCATCGCGAAACCAGTCTGATACTGGATGTATTTACGCGCGATTATGGACGGATTGCTTTGGTAGCCAAAGGTGCGAAGCGTCCGCTGTCGAAACTGCGTGGTGTGCTGCAAACGTTCCAACCTCTTTCTCTCAGCTGGAGCGGCAAATCCGAAATCCGTACATTAACCGCTGCCGAATGGGTTGGCGGGATGTTGCCATTGGAAAAGTCAGCGCTATTATGTGGTTTTTATCTTAATGAACTTCTGGTAAAGCTGTTGGCGCGGGACGACGCCCATCCAACTTTGTTTAATCATTACGTCGTCACGCTAAACAAGTTGGCGCATCAGGAGCCAGCACCGATCGTCTTGCGGCAGTTTGAACGCGCATTATTGAAAGAAACCGGGGTTTCCGGGGATTTTACGATCTGTACCGGTAGTCGGCAGCGTGTCGAGTCCGATCTCCTGTATGTGGTCGATCCGGAGCGCGGACCTAGGGTGGCGCGGCTATCCGATAGCTGGCCATCAGTTAGCGGTAAAACATTGCTGGATATGGCGCGCGAGGATTACAGTGATATCAACACGCAGGCGCAGAGCAAAGTATTAATGCGATTTTTGCTGGCCTATCATTTGGGGGGCGCACCGTTAAATACGCGCCAGATTTTGATTGATTTGATGCAATTGTAA
- a CDS encoding glutaredoxin family protein: protein MSIITFTLLGRSYCHLCDDMLHALLALPAMAELVNIYGQGLVEQIDVDGAPELVALYDELVPVLIGNKEGQSPVQLCHYFLDSDKVNTFLKQ from the coding sequence ATGTCGATAATTACTTTCACTCTCTTGGGACGTTCTTATTGTCATTTATGTGACGATATGTTGCATGCATTATTAGCATTACCCGCGATGGCAGAACTGGTTAATATTTACGGGCAAGGCCTTGTCGAGCAAATTGATGTGGACGGTGCCCCGGAATTGGTTGCGCTCTACGACGAGTTAGTCCCTGTTCTTATCGGCAACAAAGAAGGGCAATCACCTGTGCAACTTTGCCATTATTTTTTGGATTCCGACAAGGTGAACACTTTTTTAAAGCAATGA